Below is a genomic region from Nitrospinota bacterium.
ATCGACTTTAATTTGAGCGCAAATCCCGGCTAAATAGAACCTATAATAATTTTGACCTTCAATTTTTACTCTCGTTGGCGACATCATTTGTTTATCAGCCCCGTAGCCAAAAAATATTTTAAATAAAACTGGAAACTCTTCAGGTAGGCCTGGAGTTTTTGATTGAATCATTTGTTTTAATTTTGGCTCAAAAGGGCCGATATTTACTTTTTGGAAGAATTTATGATTTGAAGATGATGCCCTCCAAAGAAGGGAGATTAAAAACAGCTTAAGTTTTTCGTAATCAAATTCATTAACAACTACCGCCCGTCCCTCGAATTCTTTAGGTTCCAATATTTTGGTTTTTAATTCATCCAAAAAAAAACTTTTTGCATAATCATCATACCGGGTGAATAACCTTTCACAACCTTCGCAAACAAGATTTTTATCATAAACACCTTTTGGGGTTTTTTTCTTAGATTCCTTTGGGTCGGAGGAAAACATTCCCGGTTTAGGCTCATTTAAAATCGGCTTAAAAAAACTATAGGGAATAATATGGGCTTTGATTAATTTTCTTTCCTGCTTGCAAAATTTGCATTCCATATGCTTATTAATAATTTTTTCAAAGATGAATCTGATTCCGAAACAGCTGGTTGTATTCCGAATCGCGGCTGATCAGCTCGTCGTGGGTGCCGGATTCCACAAGATGCCCTTCCTTCAGCACCAGTATCCGGTTGGCATTCTCCAGCGTCGATAGTCGATGCGCGATCACCAGCGTTGTGCGCGAGGCCATGAGGTGTTTGATCGCGTCCTTGATCTTGGATTCGGTCTCGGTGTCCACGGTGGAGGTGGCCTCGTCCAGCACCAGAATCGGCGGGTTTTTGAGGAAAGCGCGGGCGATGGCGATCCGATGTTTTTCGCCGCCTGACAGTTTCACTCCCCGTTCCCCCACCAGTGTGTCGTAGCCCTCTGGCAGGTTTTTGATGAAGTCGTCGGCATGTGCCGCTTCGGCGGCCTGCACCACCCGGTCGCGGCTGGCCTCGATGTCTCCATAAAGAATGTTTTCCGCCACGGTTCCATTAAAGAGAAACGGGTCCTGCGACACCAGCCCGATTTGTTCCCTGAGATACGTCAGTTTCAGATCCTGTATGCGGTGGTTGTCGATCAGAATCGACCCCGAATCGACGTCGTAAAATCGCATCAATAATTTAGTGAGGGTGGTTTTTCCGCTTCCGGTATGGCCGACCAGGGCGATCTCTTCTCCCGCCTCAATGTTCAGCGAAATATTTTTGATGGCGGGTTTGCCCTTGATATAGGAAAAACTGACCTGGTCAAACTGAATGGCGCCCTGCACGTTGGTGGATGGCAGATAGGCATCCGGCGTGTCGCGGATGTCGGGGACGGCGTCGATGATTTCAAACAACCGCTCTCCCGACGCCAGCGCGTGCTGAAGCATGTGGTTCACGGAATGCAACTGGTTGATCGGCGTATAAAACAGGGCCAGATAGCCGATGAACGCCACCAGCGAGCCGACGGTAATTTCCCCGGCCTGCACCAGCCCGATCCCGTAGAGGAGGATGAACACCGTGCCCAGGGAACCCAAAAACATCATCGACGGCGAATACACCGCCCACAGGCGCATGACTTTTAAAGTGCCGTCACAATAGTCCTGACTGCGCTGGTTGAAGCGTTTGATTTCGTGAAGCTGGCGGTTGAAGGCATGGGTTTCGCGAATTCCGGAAATGGAATCCTGCAATGTCGCGTTCATCTTCGCCGCCCGTTCGCGGACGAGGTGATACAGACTGTGCGCCTTGACGGTGTATTTGCTGGCGCCATAAA
It encodes:
- a CDS encoding ABC transporter ATP-binding protein, whose amino-acid sequence is MKSLLRVLSYLKPYSKYVYLTLFFAILTTLLDLVPPWLIKIIIDQLVEGQEVAWVYWAVGGLLLSYFGRNFANYRRIVVNNKVEQKVVFDMRSQVYRALQKLSPKYFENRSTGELMSRVNDDVNYVERIFIDGVEQVVTAALTLIGITGILFYLHWKLALLALLPIPLLIYGASKYTVKAHSLYHLVRERAAKMNATLQDSISGIRETHAFNRQLHEIKRFNQRSQDYCDGTLKVMRLWAVYSPSMMFLGSLGTVFILLYGIGLVQAGEITVGSLVAFIGYLALFYTPINQLHSVNHMLQHALASGERLFEIIDAVPDIRDTPDAYLPSTNVQGAIQFDQVSFSYIKGKPAIKNISLNIEAGEEIALVGHTGSGKTTLTKLLMRFYDVDSGSILIDNHRIQDLKLTYLREQIGLVSQDPFLFNGTVAENILYGDIEASRDRVVQAAEAAHADDFIKNLPEGYDTLVGERGVKLSGGEKHRIAIARAFLKNPPILVLDEATSTVDTETESKIKDAIKHLMASRTTLVIAHRLSTLENANRILVLKEGHLVESGTHDELISRDSEYNQLFRNQIHL